CGCAGATCGGCGTCTTCTTCATCACTGCTCCGCCGGACCCTGACGTCAGTGAATGTTTCCCGGTCTGGTGCGAGAACACCGAGGGCGACCCGTGTAGGAGTGAAGAGCTCCATCACCTTGTCGACGATGAAATCGAAGAGCTCTTCCATCGGCTTCTCTTCGAGCAGTTCCATCGCGAGACGGTTGAGGAGATTGAGCCGCTCTGTCTGCCGGTCTTCAGAGCGCTTCTTGGTAGAGGCGTCGATGGCGGGGAGAGAGAGGTTGATGGTGGAGGAGGGGAGATCGGGAGTGATCGTCAGACGGCTCGGGGGAGCGGTCTCTCCTTCGTCGACCATGATGATCTCGTTCTCCCCGATCGTGATCCGGTCTCGTGGGGTGACCGGTATCAGGCTCTCGACTCTGTGACCATTCAGGTACGTGCCATTGGCACTCCCTTTATCTGAGACGAACCAGGCGTCTCCTTTCCGCGTGAGCTGAGCATGCTGCCGGGAGAGGTACCGGTCCGGGATCTGAATCGTGCACGACTCCGCCCGGCCGATCGTCACGACATCGTCGGTGAGTGCGTAATCCGTCGCCGCGACGTTGGGGCGGCAGACCCTCAGCTTGAGAACATTTTCGGAAACCGCCATCGGATTCCCCGCGTCTATCCGTCCAAAACCGGAGCTTAAAAGAATAGCGGACCCGGGCATGGATGTGCTAGTTGAAAAAGGCGACGACCGAAAAATGAAGGTCCCCTCATTTGCTTTGCTGAGCGATTCTTCGGCGGAGGACGGAATGAAGTGCCAAGGAGCATGGATGAGCCTATCCCTCCTTCGTCGGATCTTCGCGGGGTAAAATCACCCCTTGGCTCCGGAGGTACTTTCCCACTATAGGATCGACCGCAAGCTGGGGCAGGGCGGGATGGGGGAGGTCTACCTTGCCGAGGATCTCGTTCTCGGTCGAAAGGTGGCGATCAAACTGCTGTCAGAGGCAAGTCGATTCCAGGAGAACGCGATTCGCCGCTTCCGGGGGGAGGCGCGTGCGATCTCTGCCCTGAATCATCCGAACATCGTGATCATTCACGAGATCGGGGAGGACCAGGGTCAGTTGTTCATCGTCACCGAGCTTATCAAAGGAAAGACTCTGCGACAGATCATCGGGCACTCCCAGGAGCTCGCCGAGATTCTCGACATCGCCGTCGAGATCGCCGCGGCGCTGCAGGGAGCCCATGAAGCAGGCGTCATCCACCGCGACGTCAAACCGGAAAATATCATGGTCAACGAGTACGGAGTAGTGAAGCTGCTCGATTTCGGGCTGGCCAAGCTCACAGCCGACGATACCCAGCAGCCGGAGACGGGGATCGTGCTCGGAACGCTTCCGTACATGGCTCCGGAGCAGATCAGGGCCGAGCTGGTGGATGAGCGATGCGACGTCTTCAGCCTCGGAGTGATCATCTACGAGATGATTTGTCGCCGCCGCCCATTCGATCACGGCAGCTCCGAGGCGCTGATCAACACGATTCTCGGAAGCGAGCCGGACCAGCGCTGTCTTCTCCCGCTTCCCGGCGAGCTCCGGCGTCTTATCGTGCAGATGCTCTCGAAATCACGCTTCGAACGTCCCTCCAGCGAGGCAGTCGCACACCAGTTGCGGGCGATTCGCACGATTCTGCATCAACCGGCCCCTCCCCACGATGACGACGTCACACTGGAGCTGCACCGTAACGTTCCGGAGGAGGTGCCACATAATCTTCCTCCTGTCGAGGGCCCGCTCTACGGCCGGGACGAGGAGTTGCGCTCCATTCGAGCGATGCTCGAATCGTCCGAGATCCGTCTCATCACACTCACCGGCAGTGGCGGATGCGGGAAGACGCGCCTGGCACTGGAGATCGGGCACCAGTTGCGCGGCAGCTTCCGGAATGGCGTCTATTTCGTTCACCTCGATACTGTGGACGATCCAGATCTGGTTCCCGCGGCCATCGGCCGCGCCATCGGCATCAGGGAGAGCGAGGGCAAAAGCATCGAAGATCTCCTGATGCTGGAGCTCAGGAACAGTAAGACACTGCTCATTCTCGACAATTTCGAGCACCTGACAGAGGCGTCGATCTTCATTTCGACTCTTCTCACCGCGTCCGAGAGGTTGAAAATTCTCGTCACTAGCCGCGCTCCTACGCGCACACGCTGGGAGCAGGAGTTTCCGCTGGAAACGCTGGCGGTCCCAGCTCTCTCGGATCCCTTCCGGCAGCTCTCCGAGAGTCCCGCCATTCGATTGTTCGTCAGACACGCCGTGCGAACGATGCCGGCGTTCGAGCTCTCGGTCGAGAATGCTTCGGCCGTCGCCGAGATCTGCCGTGCACTGGAAGGAATGCCGCTGGCAATCGAGCTCGCTGCAGCGCGTGTAAAAGTCCTCTCGCCACGGGCGATCGCCGATCGACTCGGAAGTCCTCTTTCCCTTCTCACGGGGGGAGCGAGGGATCTGCCTGAACGTCAGCAGACCTTGAGAGCGACGATTGAATGGAGTGTCCGTCTTCTGACCGACGAGGAGCGACGCTACTTCAGGGTTCTCTCCGTCTTTCCGGGAGGGTGCGGGATCGAGGCCGCGGAATCGATCGGGGAGAGGACCGAGGAGGGGGATGTGCTCGAAATGCTGGGAGCCTTGGTGGACAAAAGTCTTCTGCGGCAGTATCCCGACGCGGACGGGGCGGTACGGTTCACGATGTTCGAGACGATTCGCAGCTTCGCCTCGGAAATGCTGGAAGAAAGTGGAGAGGCCGAATGGGTGCGCGATCACCATGCGAAGTTTTATGCCGGGTACGCCGAAGAGTCGGACCCGCATCTGATCGGCCCGACGCAGGCGGTGGCACTGAAGCGTCTCGAGACCGAGCACGCGAACCTGCGATCCGCCATCACGTGGTGCATTCAACGGGACGACACCGATACCGCTCTCCGGCTGGCCGGCTCACTTTGGCGCTTCTGGAATCTCACGGGGCGATTGAGCGAAGGACGTGCACTACTCGCGAAAATCGTCGACAGCGAAGAGGGCCGGGCTGCTCTCCGAATGCGCGCGTTCTACGGCGCCGGGGTCCTTGCGGATTCGCAGGGAGACTTCGAAGAGGCACAGCGCCACTTTTCCCGTATGCTCGAGCTCGCGCAGGTTGAAGGGAGCGAATGGGGTGTTGCGAATGCGACCAATAACCTCGGGATCGTCGCACTTCGTCGTGGCGATCTGTCTGCTGCCGAATCAGCGTTGGAGAAGGGGTTTCAGGCATGGAGTGAACTGGGAAACGATATGGCCGCGGCGCTCAGTCTCCAGAACCTGGGTAACGTCGCACGCGAGGCGGAGGATCTCCCGCTCGCAAAGCGACGGTACGACGAAGCTCTGGCCGGGTTCCGGCGTCTCGGGGATAAACGTGGAGAGGCATGGTCGCTCGACCTGATCGGCGACATCGAACGGCGGTGCGGAAACTTATCGGAAGCGCGGGAGCTGCTCGAGGAAAGTCTCGAATCGTTCATCGGGATCAACGATCACTGGGCGGTTGCTTCAGTCATGGCGGATCTCGGCAACGTGAATCGAGAGATGGGCGAGCTCGAGGAAGCGCGCGCTCTTCTCGAGGAGAGCCTGCTCATCTTTCGTGAGGTTTCCGATCTGAAGAGCTGCGCCGGCGTTCTCGACATGATTGCGGTGCTCTCCGGCGTAGCTGGGGAGCACGAAAGGACAGTGACGATCGCGGCTGCCGCCGTTGCGATTCGGCGTTCCATCGGTGCTCTCGCACCCACCAACCGGGGTAGTCTCGATGAGTATCTCATCGAGGCGCGCGAGCATATCGGGGATGCCGCAGCCGACGAAGCATGGCGACGAGGTTCAGAGCTCTCACTCGAGCAGACGATCCGTTATGCAGAGACCGGTTCCGGTCTATAATGGGGAATCGCTTTTACGGAGGTCGAAAATGGCGCGGTACATGGTGACCCGAACGCTACCGCCACTCTCGGAGGAACAGCTGAAAGAGGTCGGCAGGAAAGTGGTCGAGGCATGCAACGAGATCGAGGGGATGGAGTGGGTGCGCAGCCACATCACCTCGGATGGCAAGCATTCATTCTGCGAATTCATTGCACCATCAGCCGAAGCGTGTCGCGCGCACGCTAAGCGGGCAGGACTGCCTGTGGACGATGTCCACCCGATCGGCGGACAGATCGGCCCGAAAAGTGAAGCCTGACTGACGTTGAATGGGCGGATCGTCCCGAACCACCCGGCCGATCGTCCCGAACCACCCGGCCGATCGTCACGACATCGTCGGTCAGTGCGTAATCCGTCGCCGCGACGTTGGGGCGGCAGACCCTCAGCTTGAGAACATTTTCGGAAACCGCCATCGGATTCCCCGCGTCTATCCGTCCAAAACCGGCGCTTAAAAGAATAGCGGACTTCGGGCTGGAGGGCGAGGGCATCGGCTTACATACATGGAGCCTTCTTTCGCGGCAGGAAGAGCCATAACGGATTCACGATACGAACTGACCTTCAGTGCCGCGAGCTTCTGGGAAATCACGATCAAGAGCTCGCTGGGGCGAGACGAGTTCCGGGTCGAGCCCCGGCTTCTCCGCCGGGGTCTGCTGGACAACGGCTATATCGAGCAGTCGAACTCCCTGGAGCGATCCACCGCCCAATGTACCGGAACATCGACCGTTTCCGGACTCGAGCAGGCGCCCGATCTTCCGCGATCGGGTCTTCGTTTGATGATCCCCGAGCGGCTTGATATGGTCGAAGAAACAGCGCAGGGAGGAATCCTCGTGAATCGTCGATCGATCAATGGTTTTCGGCCGCGGGCTGCATCTGAGCGGAGCGGGGGGCTGTTCTCACGTCTTCTCATGGTGTTGTCTCCTGGTCGTAGACACCGCGTTTCCGGACGAGACGGAGATCACCCTGGAGGTCTGTCCTGCGGGGCTCGTGCAGTCTGCGAGCGAGACACCATCAATCTTTTCGAAAGGGGTAGTCGTGTCCATTCGAATCGGTTGCTTGTTCGGAGCGATTTTGTCTGTGCTCCTGGCCACTCCCGTCGTGGAGGCGGATGCTGGCCGATCACCTTCCGAGATACTGGAGCTCGAGCGGAAGGCGATTCTCGCCGCAAAGACGCTCGACGAGGTGATCCAGTACATGCCGCCCGGTTATCAGGACAAGGCGCGCGAATTGCCCGACGAAAGAAAACAGGCGGCGCTCGAGGAGTGGAAGGTGCACGTGAAACCGCTCATTTACGAAAAGTTGGTGGAAGGCGATCGCGGCGCTGTGCTTGTCGAGAATCCAGTCAGAGACAGCGTGGAGATCAAAGTCATGAAGCGTGACGGTGAGCGGTGGGTCGTCGTGCGCGAAATCGGGCACGTCACCGCGACCGCGAGTGCACGGGGAACGTTCTCGACGGAAGAGGCCGATGTGAACGTCACCTCCGCTCTCGTTATGCAGACGCACATCAATGGCATTCCTGTTCTCAGCCTCAGCAATGCGTTGCGGAATGCGCTGAACGAGGAGACCGAGGTTCCCTCGGTGATGATCCCGCTCCAGTCATGTCACGAGGCAGGCGTCTACGAATTGTCGCCGCGGAGCTCCGGAACGTGACCGGATGACGCTCGGCGAGCACATGCGGGCAGAGGGAGCCTCACCGGCCGCCGTCGAGCTGGTTCGCGACACCATGTGGTTCGGTGCCGCTGTAGAGGGTGGCTCCGCACTCTCGTCGGTCTTCTCGGATCTGGGGCTCTTCATGGGCGGCGTGCCGTTCGTCCTGACCGGAGGCAATGATCAGCTTCCCACGAAGATGGCCGACCGCCTCGGTCGCAACATCCGATACGGGGTGGAAGTCGTCGGCATCCGCGATGCCGGCGATGCGGTTGAAGTTCGTACCCGACGCGGCGATCAGTTGGACAGGCAGCAGGCCGAGCGCGTCATCTGCACGATCCCGGCGACCGTTCTCCGGA
This genomic interval from Acidobacteriota bacterium contains the following:
- a CDS encoding protein kinase, producing the protein MAPEVLSHYRIDRKLGQGGMGEVYLAEDLVLGRKVAIKLLSEASRFQENAIRRFRGEARAISALNHPNIVIIHEIGEDQGQLFIVTELIKGKTLRQIIGHSQELAEILDIAVEIAAALQGAHEAGVIHRDVKPENIMVNEYGVVKLLDFGLAKLTADDTQQPETGIVLGTLPYMAPEQIRAELVDERCDVFSLGVIIYEMICRRRPFDHGSSEALINTILGSEPDQRCLLPLPGELRRLIVQMLSKSRFERPSSEAVAHQLRAIRTILHQPAPPHDDDVTLELHRNVPEEVPHNLPPVEGPLYGRDEELRSIRAMLESSEIRLITLTGSGGCGKTRLALEIGHQLRGSFRNGVYFVHLDTVDDPDLVPAAIGRAIGIRESEGKSIEDLLMLELRNSKTLLILDNFEHLTEASIFISTLLTASERLKILVTSRAPTRTRWEQEFPLETLAVPALSDPFRQLSESPAIRLFVRHAVRTMPAFELSVENASAVAEICRALEGMPLAIELAAARVKVLSPRAIADRLGSPLSLLTGGARDLPERQQTLRATIEWSVRLLTDEERRYFRVLSVFPGGCGIEAAESIGERTEEGDVLEMLGALVDKSLLRQYPDADGAVRFTMFETIRSFASEMLEESGEAEWVRDHHAKFYAGYAEESDPHLIGPTQAVALKRLETEHANLRSAITWCIQRDDTDTALRLAGSLWRFWNLTGRLSEGRALLAKIVDSEEGRAALRMRAFYGAGVLADSQGDFEEAQRHFSRMLELAQVEGSEWGVANATNNLGIVALRRGDLSAAESALEKGFQAWSELGNDMAAALSLQNLGNVAREAEDLPLAKRRYDEALAGFRRLGDKRGEAWSLDLIGDIERRCGNLSEARELLEESLESFIGINDHWAVASVMADLGNVNREMGELEEARALLEESLLIFREVSDLKSCAGVLDMIAVLSGVAGEHERTVTIAAAAVAIRRSIGALAPTNRGSLDEYLIEAREHIGDAAADEAWRRGSELSLEQTIRYAETGSGL
- a CDS encoding DUF4242 domain-containing protein, with protein sequence MARYMVTRTLPPLSEEQLKEVGRKVVEACNEIEGMEWVRSHITSDGKHSFCEFIAPSAEACRAHAKRAGLPVDDVHPIGGQIGPKSEA
- a CDS encoding FAD-dependent oxidoreductase, with the translated sequence MTLGEHMRAEGASPAAVELVRDTMWFGAAVEGGSALSSVFSDLGLFMGGVPFVLTGGNDQLPTKMADRLGRNIRYGVEVVGIRDAGDAVEVRTRRGDQLDRQQAERVICTIPATVLRTIDFDPVVRRRSHRVRADRPPHRGHPQAAITRCRRTSEAGDSRSADRRTGRAAPRRETRFGDHRRGGSLHGDGPSGGS